The Mytilus edulis chromosome 5, xbMytEdul2.2, whole genome shotgun sequence genomic interval caaaattttatgcaactttgataaattgtttatatctattgacataagctccctttccatttttataaattttagattttacgttttcttaagtaatgaatttttatacttaaaaaagggggattttatgaaactttggtgaatatattaatgtaacatcccttttgatttgtatatatatttctagttgatcatataaattcatttaaagcataaaagacaagttaaaagagcaacgggcgtatcatgcgctaaagcgcagccctttatttagTATGTTCTTATAACTATTTATAAGATGTTTCTTCGCATTATTTGTGACGAGTTTGTCAGACTTACTCTTCTGAGCCGCATGACGTTTTTCTGAGGTCCGTATAAGCCACTATTATATACGAGTATAATAAACATGGTTTAGTTGTGTGACTTTATAATTGGTTCGATATGctgaaatttttcaaatttttctgatCTTTTCTAAAGAATTGAATGTCTGGCTGGGTTCATGGTAGCCTTCTTGCCTCGAGTGCGATAGGATGAAGGTTCAGACAAAAGACTTTGAAATTGCAAGCAAGTGGTATATAGTAGTACTAGTCACCTTGAATACAAAATATGCATCCTATTAGAGAAACGTAAACCTCACCTAGGCGACAGTTACCTGATTAGTTAGTAAGTtaataatttaaactcaatgtgTCAATGCTAGCGTCATGAATGTTcatttaatatttgccactggacatgtAGCAAGAACAAATAGATCTATAACTTTATTATGCTGATACGACATTCTATTGTTTGACACTATTTTTTCAAGCTTTACAGATTTGTAGCTTAACTTACATGATGTCATCATTACTATTTAAGGCCTTATACACAAGGTTATAATAAGGTACACACAAAGTTATAATAAGGTATAAACAAggttataataaggtatatacAAGGTTATAATAAGATGTATACAAGGTTATAATAAGGTGTATACACGGTCATAATAAGGTGCATACAAggttataataaggtatatacAAGGTTATAATAAGGTGTATACAAGGTTATAATAAGGTATGTATACAAggttataataaggtatatacAAGGTTATAATAAGGTGTTTACAAGGTTATAATAAGGTGTATACAAGGTTATAATAAGGTATGTATACAAggttataataaggtatatacAAGGTTATAATAAGGTGTATACAAGGTCATAATAAGGTGCATACAAggttataataaggtatatacAAGGTTATAATAAGGTGTATACAAGGTTATAATAAGGTATGTATACAAggttataataaggtatatacAAGGTTATAATAAGGTGTTTACAAGGTTATAATAAGGTGTATACAAGGTTATAATAAGGTATGTATACAAggttataataaggtatatacAAGGTTATAATAAGGTGTATACAAggttataataaggtatatacaaggttataataaggtatatacaaggttataataaggtatatacAAGGTTATAATAAGGTGTATACAAggttataataaggtatatacaaggttataataaggtatatacAAGGTTATAATAAGGCATTACTAGTAAAATATCACAAAGAATCCATTATCCTATTTATCTGTTATCTTACAATAGTATAATATACAAGGTTTTGTGTGACTTTATAAATGATTTGATATggtttaatttttctaattttgatatAATCTTTTCTAAAGGTTTGAACGCCTGGGTAGACTCGAGGTAGCTAACTCAGTGTGTCAATGTTATCGTCCTGAATgtgcatttttaaatatttgccactggacatgtagcattaataaataaatcataaagtTCAGTTTACTGTTACGACATTTTGTATCTTTATGACACTATTACTCCTTACTATACATTTGTAGATTATTTTACATCATAACTATTTTAAGACCTTATATACAAGGTGATAATAAGGTattactagtaaaatttcataaagaaTTCATTATCATATTTATCTATCCCGTTATCGTAATACGGATGATACAAAGTTCGATTAACATAGAAATACCAAGTCACAAATGAACGCAAATAAATCTctgataaaaatatatgtgtataaaCAGCAGCACATGACGGttagtttctttatttttcttattctttgtgcctttttttggttaaattctATTCCGTAAAAAGAAATTGAACAACATAAAAGAAActtaattatcaaaggtacctttgataaaacacagtcatttatattttttacacgTATCAGATTTCTGTATTAAAGTGTTCATTAAACAGCAACTGGAATATGAATAGCAATGAAATACGAACactaaaaaaactaacaaaaagaaTTCATGTTTGTTGAGTTGTGGCAGgcaaaaagttttatatattcTTTGTTCAAAAGAATTATCAACATAcacttatttttaatatttactgTTGTGCAATCAAATAAATACTGAATTCTCATTTATTGTATAGATTAGATGCAAATAACACATTTATTCAATTTGCATATGTTCTTAATCATGCACAGATAATACATGTTAGATTTTCTGCTTTATTGTAACGAAATAACAGTCAACCTCAGAGTTTAAAAGAAAAAACCACGTTTAATAACATTTCTGCACAGCTTAATAGATTATAAAATCGTGCTATAATtaccacacacaaaaaaaaagtacatgaAAGGAATAGCAAAATTCATCTATAGACTGTCGACTGTATTTCATTAAATACGAAatacgaaatattttattaaagaaagctTAAATTATTTCTATATCTGTTGGCGCTAACAGAAGGTCGCCGAAGTTACCATAATGACAAAAAGAGAACTAGCCTATTCTGGACGGGTGTACACaattttaatcttggtatctatatgatgagtttactATACGAAGGACACTATTTTACATTGAAATCATAAACACTTCTGATtggtttgattttgattttagatattatttgatttttcaGAAACTCAAACAATGGATACTTCTATCATGTGCAAAATACTACCAATACTATCTTTAATAACATTTGTGATTGGTACAACTAGTTCCAGTATATGTAGAAGAAATGAAACAATCTTGGACTGTAGAAACACAGGCTTAAAAGACATTCCTTATATACCAGAACTTCCAGGCACTGTGACACATTTGGATTTTTCCTTCAATCAGATTAGAGTGGTCTCCCCTTTTAACTTACCACACCCGTCCTCGGTGGTAGAGGTTTATTTGGCGCATAATAACATCGATACTGTGGTGAGAGGTGCATTTGACGACATGACAAGACTTGAAGTTTTAGATCTGTCATACAATCAAATAAATGGCTCATCGTTAAACATTTATACATTCAAATATGAAATtggacattttgaaaatataaagcaattgatTTTGAAAGGCAATCATTTAGGAAAACTGGAAAGACTAACTTTTACAGCCTATGGATTTTCTACTTTAGAATATTTAGATCTATCGTCGTGTTCCTTATACACACTTGAACATTTGTCGATTGATAATTTAGCaagattaaaacatttgaatttaagtTTCAATCATCTTTCGAAATTTGAAGCGTTGTCACTAGAAGGTCTTTCAGAATTAGAAGTGCTTGATTTGAGTCATAATGAGTTTTCAATATTAAACGAAATGTCACGTTTAGTATCCCTTAACACTTTGTATTTGGATAGCAATAAGCTAGAAGCTATTAAAGAGAATATATTCAAACCATTGTTCAATTTAAAAATGTTGTCGCTGAAAGGGAACATGTTTAGAACGTTGTATCCGTATTTACTTCCCTTGGATTCTCATATTATTAAGGACATACGATTGGACGATAATCCTTGGCATTGTGATTGCAGAATGCGCTGGTTAGTGGAAGACAAAACTGATGAGATCATCTTCAGGGATTTCAAACTAAAGTGAGTATAAAAATACCAGTTAATTAACGGCATTGATCGATCAATTAGCCATTTGAAAAGGATTTCCCGTTTgtaattttcctttgagtttggGATTTTCGTTATTCTACTTTTTAGATAATCTTTCGTGGATTCTACACTATTTCTTTGCGATGTCAGTTGGTCTTTTTTTTCTCAGTAAACTGTATTTCCTTAACCGTTTAATCGGATAGATGATGGTGGGAAAACCTTctgctcggtgtgagccaaggctgccgtaccttgacctttcatggtttacttttacaaattgtgacttggatggagagtagtcttattagcactcataccacatcttcttatatctattgtgaGCTACATGTGTAGACATGATGTGCataataaatatacaaatgataCAGCGCTTTTTTCGTCTGAAAATATCCataaaataattccaaaaacacGTAGTTCTGTGATGTAGCTTTTCATGTAAATTGACAAATTACCAGGGAAAACACACCACAATTAAAATTCTTAAATagttaattttttgaattatcgTTTAGATTCATATAAGTGTTGTTCAAATAGATAGGTACATGATTATCTATAGACGATCATGATGTTTAGAGAGAACGACTAcatattgttttaattaaatGACGATGTTTGGTCCCTGAAGTCATAACAATTAAATGAATTCTCCAAACATAGAAAATAAGTATGTGTCATTATTCCACTTGTATGAGATTTGTCAAAAATAGTAAAAATGGCGATATATTTGTCGTTATATATAGACAGTGATTATAGAGACCTGGTTCTTTTTTTCAGGTGTGAGTTTCCCTCAAGATACAGGGGAAAGAATGTTTTTGACATCCGAAGCAAAGACCTGACCTGTTATGCAGATTATTCTAGACTCATTTTACTATTAACATTATTCATTATAGTGTGTTTCATGTTAGTTGGGATCGTGTGGTTTATTCGTGCTAATcggaaatatttaaaacatttacggTGTTGTGATAAAAAGGGGGGTGAGTACGCGGCTGTATATCACCATGAGGACGATGGTAATGGAGATGGCAAAGATGTTCAAGTGAATATTATAAACACGACGACAGAAGATGATTCACTACTCAATAATGAAGAAACTACTGCTACAGAAGATGTTAAATTACAATATAGTGATGACTGAATATATATAGTATAGAGAAAGACCAAAACGCCATACACCtcatcgctaatcccggctgacccggccgcttgaacttttgacgcatacaacaatcacttttccattgtggcatcagatattttgttttatgacgtcaaatttttgcgggaacctgtgtgatatccagaaATGGCGGACACATTTTGTTCTTTCAAAACTGTATCCGAATTTTAGTTCTTTCAGTTTTTATAAAGCTATAAAAGATTCACAAAAGCCGTTGTTTTCTATTAATGAACGATGAATAATGAGATAAATGTACTGAGAAACTGGCCTTGATAAGACACAAAGTCAAAATGTATTTGCAAAATTAAagtcattgaaaaataaataaacagaataTGACATTCATTCAACTTAAACGGAATAAAATTccttataaaaaatgttaaactaTTTTGACCAATAGATAGAGATTAGGATAGTTCATAAGAAAAGCTGTTGGAAAAATCTTAATTGCTTTCTTTGAAACTAAGGACAATAAAAATACTGTTACAAAAATGGGCTGCAATAACAGCACATTGCACCATATGCTTTATTTATGCTTgtgctttttgtttttttcattttgtttgaatGCGTGAGATTTGTAAAGCTTTTATGTTGCTATTATCTGCTATGTTATTTGTTGTAACTTATGCAATATTTTAAGATATACTTTATTTTGCATGTATATTTCCTAgactatttttacttttatatgtcATCTTAATTTTCTTACCATGTACtgaaccagtggcggatccagaggggggcgtagagggcgtaggaccccccccctttttttgcttggactttttttttgttttgttaaagatTAATTAGACAAGACTTCGTGAACTTTGATATTTCCCGTGTATTCAGTTTTTATGTggcaattctttacttataaagatatttttcgctcgtAATTATTGGTTATGTCAAAGTCCTGTGATTCGCTACGGTGGAGTAAACCAGTGCGTCGAAAAAACGTCACTATGtcaatttgaaaatcaaattacagtaacaaatTGCTTAATATGCTGACAGTGACAAGAATGACACCTTCAAAGTGAcaaggattgagcaagaacgtattgacttcaaTTTCAcaattccaccaaacagaaagtaatactctattATAATGTCAGGAACAAAAAAGttccacagcaatattatttacaCGGCCAAGCCTAttaataacatagctgaataatgatcctcTGTCAGTCAGCTTAAGATCTAAGGTACGGACCATTTGATTTGAGGGGGCAGTCTGAGATATATGAGAGGAAAAGTTCTGACACTctttttgccttaaacaaaaaatcttatcgtattaaaattgaaaacattaatcttgtccacttttttgccatttgaaaccaaaatttaagattttttttagaattaaatgaacatgatgattaATAAACGGCGTAATTTTTTGGTGGCCGGGGTTTTGCTTGTAAATCCCATatctgaccggaatgtctgtttcgccgaactgatttATTGAATACTTTGTTCAAGGCccgactgcaacctgcctgctgggtgttGCCTTAATGTCTCCATTTTTCGACCGTCcgattcataaattcgttgtcatttcagactcatttgtagcctttggttgatttgAAACCCCTCACTTCCCTTGTTGGCGGAAACATTTctaccaaacatttggataaaaattgtctgtttgtttcttaactcgtgtcggtcgtattgtaaatttcatcgaaTAGCCCGGCGTATATCTTGATACTAActaaacatacaacaaacgagaattttccatgtccaTTTTTAACTggcaagtcccacatcaaatatattagtacatagctttggatcatCCCATTATTTTATAATAGACAATTAATCTGGAGAATACGGCATAAAAAaagtccaacccttacactttacagcagCTATATACATGCCCAAAGTCaagaaccgtttaaaaagtgcattttacacttattttatgtttttagtttaaaaaaggtCCCAAATTTTTTTCGCCTCGAGTTACTTcgcccccctttccaaaatcctggatccgcccctgggttcagtttaaaattgttttgttttcatgacttttgtatgtgtttatatattttgttattccgTCGATTTTAAAAGCTCATTACAGCTTTTGTGTTTTATGTAGAGTACTGAATTTCGacttaaaataaaactttgaattgaagtGAATAGAAATTAAGGTTTCTGTTCCCTTAAACAAAGACGATCATAAGATCTGTTAAGTATCTTATTGACGTTGTATGGAAAATTTCCCCCAAAGAGTGAAATAATTCCACGTTCCGTTGACCGTAGCTGGATTTGGCTATtagtttttgtactttttatgccccacctacgatagtagaggcgcattatgttttctggtttgtgtctccgttcgttcgtccgtccgtctgtgcgtccgttcgcttcaagttaaagtttttggtcaaggtagtttttgaagaagttgaagtccaatcaacttgaaacttagtacacatgttccccatgatatgatctttctaattttaatgccaaattatagttttgaccccaatttcgtggtccactgaacatagaaaatgatagtgcgaagttcaggttaaagtttttggtcaaggtagtttttgatgaagttaaagttacatccacttgaaacttagtacacattttccctatgatatgatttttctaattttaattccaaattaaaggttTAACCCCAAtcttcacggtccactgaacatagaaaatgatagtgcgagtggggcatccgtgtactgtggacacattcttgttaatcaTATAGTtattcaactgtttcggttcttatatagACTAGttataaggagatttggtatgaaggctaatgagacaactcttcatccaagtcataatttgtaaaattaaaccattataggtcaaagtatacggtcttcaacacagagccttggatcacaccgaacagcgAGATATACAagcccaaaaaaaaatattagtgtaaaaccattcaatcagaaaaaccaacggtataatctatataaaaaacgagaatcGAGAAACacttcaacaaacgacaaccactgaacatcaggttcctgacttacaatgtaggacaggtgcaaacaaacaCATGATTGGCTTTTAAAAAAATCGGCTTTCAGTGAGCCTGTTAAGAGTAAATCCAGACAAAAATGCTTCGAACACTTTAtaatttatatctaaaaaaaatgttgatttaagTTTGACAATACGGGGTCGACACAACTGAAGGTAGAATATTAGTCCCTGATGTAGCGAAAGCAACAAGAAACGTCAATATCTGTTATTTCAAGTGCTTTTCTATGTTAACTATATTTAGGCATGATAGACAAACAATGCATAGTAACTTTTCGTACGCGTCTGGGTATAAAAATAGAAGCAGCGTCATTATGACATTAACCATAGTTCCTTAAAATATTACACACATTTGCAAGTAAAGGAAATGCAAAAGGTTTCAAAGGAATATCCAAATTCATCAgtcgaaaagaaactgacaatgccatagaaacaaaagaaaaaagactaaaatactaaaacagtttacaaaacacaacatagaaaacaaagactgagcaacacaaccCACCAAATTCTGGGGCTGATCGTACTCCACATGTAGCACCTCTTATGTTGCTCATGAAAGTACAAACTCAATGACAAGTCTAATTTGATAGTTTGTATAGTGTGTATGGTCAATACCGGATTTAGATTTACTGCCGTGATCCATAAGACATCTGTTTATAGTAAATCTTTCCAATGCCAAACACTGACCATTGAATGGTTATCTACATGCAGTTTGCAATCAATTGTATAAGAAATAGAACTAAGACCAACCGAGTTTCCCGCTTTCACGGCACTTCTGATAAGTAATCACGGCAGTTCTATGACAGATATATTCTACGAACATTATCTGGCTTCTAGTTGTTAATTGTTATCTCATTATAAGAAAACCTTAAAATTTTCGGTGAAAATTTTGGAAGTTAAACTGGTTCGTCCATTCTTCAAGGAAATCAACTGAATAAATTGTACTTGCAAAACGTTTTGTGGCATGACAGGGACGACGGGGAGCGGGGAGTCAACTGTGCTCAATCTTGTGTACTTTATGATTATCATTCAGATAAAGTAGAACGTTTGAGTTGGTACtttgttttctgttatttatCCATTTTGACTTTTTAGATTATACTCTTTTCTTTACtatatttcctatatatatgtGTCACTAAGCCGAGTAAGTTATATTGAAATTtaactataaaaataaagagatgtggtatgattgtcaatgaaacaagtaTCCGCCTAAGTTCAAATtaagttgatgtaagcaattatatgaaTCATtactgcctttaacaatgagaaaaaaaaccacaccgTATAAATGGCTACAAACGACCCGATATCAAAACTGTCTTTATTCTGATAATGTCTTTCACAGTTGGTTAAATTAGTGGATGTCTtggctttatttaaaaaaaacattgtagaGTTGCTATAGGAAAAACTCAAAAAGGGTGTGTAATAAAATGTGTGAGACTCTTTGACAAACAAAAGTGTTATCCCTCTCGATATGCTGTAAATAAGATAAACAGGACAAACATAACACCGGTAAGCCACTGCAATCATAAACTGTAAAACTCTTGATTACCCAAACGGATAAAAGCCTCATCTGATTTAACGACAGAGCTTTTGTTGGGTGATTTGGGAAGTTGGACTAGGTGCAAGCAAGAAGGTCACCGTTGTATATTGTGTAAGCAAAATTGCTTTGGTGCCTCAAAAGCTTGGGTTCAATGCGAAGTATTGATATGAATTTAGAGTGCGTGCGAAAATGCAGTTAAAACACATTAGAACGAGTTTCAGTCGTGATAAGTGTTCAAAGTTTACGCGGCTATTAACGGCCGCCACTAGTTTAGGTGGAATTATTTATCCTTCAAGAATACCAACATTCGCTGCTGATTATTGGTGGGATTTGTGTTGCTAAAAGATTTCGGTTCAAAGTTGTGTAGTCTAATGTGTTCGTCTGTTTGCTTTTATCATTTGCTCATGATGCTGTTTTtgctttgtcttttttttttgcaaacatttaatttttaaagtaaCACCAAATGGATAAAATTGACataaaatgacacttttttttaaatgataataaccTTTTCTATTAGAATGTAAAAAATTTCATCAATACAACAAGAAAGACAATGATTACCATTTCAGAGTTTTCTTggctttaaaaaattaaaaatcttcttATTATGTGCAATATTGGTCTCAATACATTGGTTTATAAATACTATAAACTATGAGAGTTGTTTCGTGCCACAAATATATAGGTTAGAAAGACCACTACCATTTAGCAAACatgaacaaaaataataaatctgtTTGGTAATTACAACAACGAAATCATTTAATGTGCGAACACCATTAGATAACCCAACATTGTGCATCATGAAGAATTGTCAGTTTATACATGGTATATACCTTTAAGCTCTTTCATGGTATGGCACATTCGGTAAATAAAGTcgttaaaagtaaaattaaacgAAAGGAAAAACAATTGTATAAACAATtagtaaaaacatattaaaaatgttgAGTGTTGcggtcatttttcattttattgtttacaCAAATTGAAGCGATGACACCAACCATACCCTAAAGTACACGAAAATTCTTACATAAATATTAAGTTCAGAAGACCCCTAATGTAGGCATTCCAAACTTAGTGTTAAAAAGTAGCAAGAAGTCATTACATGTGACTCCAAATAACAACATGGAAATGCGTAactaattattgtttttaatttatcaaaattttatcatTGATGTTAGGTATTAAAATAACAAAGACAGGAAGGAAAAAGTGATGGTCTTTACTTAAGTAATTACAAAGTAAACAGCGCATACTATTCCATAGCAGATCATCTTTTATGTGCTTTTACGTCGGAACATTACGTATGAAGTATTCCCGTTTCAAAGATAATGTAATCTGTCCCCCTTCGTAAACAAAGCCCAGCCTCCACTATATAAGAAAGATGACAAGGGTCGCGGCAGTGAATTCTCGGCGTCCGTGTTTCTCCTAACAAGGTAAGAGGACCGTGTTGCTCAGCGACTTGGACTACTATGTCACAACATCAAAGCAAACTTACTgacaataattacttttattttaatgtgTTCTATACAAATTGCAGGCTTGCAAAATTAACTAATTATTTCAAATGTTTCACAATTTTAGTAAAAGAAATGTTATTAAATTAGAATGacatgaaatttgtttttttttaaatttccctGACTTAAGTTGGCTTTCTTTTATCGAACgttcttttagaaaaatcttcgaTCTACCAAATACTGcaaattattttgatataacTCAGAAGGAAGCAccttttatttgaaagaaaaaagaatattattaacatttaaaaaaaaaagaacttgatGTTTAACGTTAATTGACGTTTATGTGCAACCAAGTCCTGCATATTTTAAGGAGAGTTAAGCTTATTAATCTTGCATTTGAATTATTCTTTTCAACCGTGCTTTTTGTCAAATTGCAGATGAAATTctcatctttttttcttattttgactttttttttaaagaacatcaTTGGTCCATACTATGTTTTTTTTGGTTCCATTTACATTCTCAAAAccagtttttatttcatttatcaaCTGATGTAAAACCTGGATTGGGACGTTTGTCCTCTTTGATATGACATTGATATGGCGcttttttaaatgtacatttttggGGTAtgtgttcttttaaaaaaagacatttgcACTTGTTCTAAAAGACATTTTTCGCTTTATTAGCGCAATATTTGAACTATCatggaaagttttttttaaatgttcgcCATGGCA includes:
- the LOC139524709 gene encoding chondroadherin-like; its protein translation is MDTSIMCKILPILSLITFVIGTTSSSICRRNETILDCRNTGLKDIPYIPELPGTVTHLDFSFNQIRVVSPFNLPHPSSVVEVYLAHNNIDTVVRGAFDDMTRLEVLDLSYNQINGSSLNIYTFKYEIGHFENIKQLILKGNHLGKLERLTFTAYGFSTLEYLDLSSCSLYTLEHLSIDNLARLKHLNLSFNHLSKFEALSLEGLSELEVLDLSHNEFSILNEMSRLVSLNTLYLDSNKLEAIKENIFKPLFNLKMLSLKGNMFRTLYPYLLPLDSHIIKDIRLDDNPWHCDCRMRWLVEDKTDEIIFRDFKLKCEFPSRYRGKNVFDIRSKDLTCYADYSRLILLLTLFIIVCFMLVGIVWFIRANRKYLKHLRCCDKKGGEYAAVYHHEDDGNGDGKDVQVNIINTTTEDDSLLNNEETTATEDVKLQYSDD